A single region of the Buchnera aphidicola (Microlophium carnosum) genome encodes:
- the acpP gene encoding acyl carrier protein encodes MKNIEKRIKKIIVEKLGIKEDSIFNNASFIDDLGADSLDTVELIMALEEEFDIEISDEEAEKMNTVQNSIDYIKNNHLKK; translated from the coding sequence ATGAAAAATATTGAAAAACGTATAAAAAAAATAATTGTTGAAAAACTAGGTATAAAAGAAGACAGTATTTTTAATAACGCATCATTCATAGATGATCTTGGTGCAGATTCTCTTGATACAGTAGAATTAATTATGGCTTTAGAAGAAGAATTTGATATTGAAATATCAGATGAAGAAGCAGAAAAAATGAATACAGTACAAAATTCTATTGATTACATTAAGAATAATCATTTAAAGAAATAA
- the rluC gene encoding 23S rRNA pseudouridine(955/2504/2580) synthase RluC: MKHKILPVSIIYITKDMLNQRIDNFMRSRFKNVPKSMLYRIIRTGKIRVNKKRIKPNYKLKIGDILKIPPIKISYNIKNTFIPFNQAKNLLNSILYEDNHLLIINKPSGIAVHGGSGLNFGVIEYFRKLRPLDKFLELVHRIDRETSGILMLAKKRTSLASLHQQLREKKIKKEYLALVHGSWPIQIKTISEPLLKVKLKNKQKIVLIDKKGKPSETYFQIKKKFSSSTLLLIIPKTGRTHQIRVHTLHAGHPILFDKRYGKSNLDANIKNDKNINRLLLHSSGIHFIHPKNGDKTYIQAPLSVDFKNYLNNMI, translated from the coding sequence ATGAAACATAAAATATTACCTGTATCTATTATATACATTACTAAAGATATGCTAAATCAACGAATAGATAATTTCATGCGTAGTAGATTTAAAAATGTACCAAAAAGCATGCTCTATCGTATTATAAGAACAGGAAAGATACGAGTTAATAAAAAAAGAATTAAACCGAATTATAAGTTAAAAATTGGAGACATACTGAAAATTCCACCAATAAAAATTTCATATAATATAAAAAATACCTTCATCCCCTTCAATCAAGCTAAAAATTTACTAAATAGTATTTTATATGAAGATAATCATTTATTAATTATTAATAAACCATCGGGTATCGCCGTACATGGTGGAAGTGGATTAAATTTCGGAGTGATAGAATATTTTCGAAAATTACGTCCACTAGATAAATTTCTTGAACTTGTACACCGTATTGATCGTGAAACATCAGGAATTTTAATGTTAGCAAAGAAACGTACATCTTTAGCATCACTACATCAACAATTAAGAGAAAAAAAAATTAAAAAAGAGTATTTAGCCTTAGTTCACGGATCGTGGCCTATTCAAATAAAAACAATTTCTGAACCTTTGTTGAAAGTTAAATTAAAAAATAAACAAAAAATAGTTTTAATTGATAAAAAAGGAAAACCTTCAGAAACTTATTTTCAAATTAAAAAAAAATTTTCTTCCTCAACTTTACTATTAATTATCCCAAAAACTGGTCGAACGCATCAAATTCGTGTGCATACTTTACATGCAGGACATCCAATATTATTTGATAAACGATACGGTAAAAGCAATTTAGATGCTAATATAAAAAATGATAAAAATATTAATAGACTCTTGCTTCATTCTTCAGGAATTCACTTTATTCATCCAAAAAATGGCGATAAAACTTATATACAAGCACCATTATCTGTAGATTTTAAAAATTATTTAAATAATATGATATAG
- a CDS encoding YchF/TatD family DNA exonuclease: protein MFLIDSHCHLDRLNYNLLHNNIDDVLKKSYKNHVKNFLTVSTSIDNFYTIKNLFKKYKVVFYSCGVHPLNCKQELNSFCTIEKLSNKIKELSSRKRVIAIGETGLDYYYSSETKKIQQDFFREHIRVAIKLKKPIIVHSRNAIDDTIKILKEEKADRCTGVLHSFTGDYNAVFKLLDIGFYISFSGMITFKNSIELCNITKKIPLNRLLIETDSPYLSPDPYRGKENQPAYLFYIAKKISLLKQIDVNILAKITTNNFRTLFNV from the coding sequence ATGTTCTTGATTGACTCACATTGTCATCTTGATAGATTAAATTATAATTTATTACATAACAATATAGATGATGTATTAAAAAAATCTTATAAAAATCACGTAAAAAATTTCTTAACAGTATCAACTTCTATAGATAATTTTTATACAATAAAAAATTTATTTAAAAAATATAAAGTTGTTTTTTATTCTTGTGGTGTACATCCTTTAAATTGTAAACAAGAACTTAACAGTTTTTGTACAATAGAAAAATTATCTAATAAAATAAAAGAACTATCTTCTAGAAAACGTGTGATAGCAATAGGTGAAACTGGTTTAGACTATTATTATTCATCTGAAACTAAAAAAATACAACAAGATTTTTTTCGAGAACATATTAGAGTCGCAATAAAATTAAAAAAACCAATTATAGTACATTCACGTAATGCTATAGATGATACTATAAAAATACTGAAAGAAGAAAAAGCAGATCGATGTACAGGAGTTTTACATTCCTTTACCGGAGATTATAATGCTGTATTTAAGTTATTAGATATAGGTTTTTATATTTCCTTTTCTGGAATGATTACTTTTAAAAATTCTATAGAACTTTGCAATATAACAAAAAAAATACCATTGAATCGTTTATTAATAGAAACAGATTCACCATATTTATCACCAGACCCCTATAGAGGAAAAGAGAATCAACCTGCATATTTATTTTATATAGCAAAAAAAATTTCCCTCTTAAAACAAATAGATGTCAATATACTAGCAAAAATTACAACAAATAATTTTCGTACATTATTTAATGTATAG
- the fabG gene encoding 3-oxoacyl-[acyl-carrier-protein] reductase: MKKNKKTALVTGANRGIGREIAKKLIKKGIQVVGTSTTKEGVKIIDNDLKEKGFGLILDLKNTNSIKEEIENFQKKQYSIDILVNNAGIKKDNLLVKMTPNEWEDVIKINLSSVFYLIKSVLRSMIKKRQGRIITISSVIPYIGNKGQVNYSASKSGLIGLHKSLALEVASKGITVNIVAPGFVKTDFTNTLDSIQYQKYLSCIPMKRIGKTEEIADAVVFLASKQASYITGHTLHINGGMYMI, from the coding sequence ATGAAAAAAAATAAAAAAACTGCGTTAGTAACAGGTGCAAATCGTGGAATAGGAAGAGAAATTGCGAAAAAATTAATCAAAAAAGGGATTCAAGTAGTTGGTACATCTACTACTAAAGAGGGAGTAAAAATTATTGATAATGATTTAAAAGAAAAAGGATTCGGTTTGATTCTGGATTTAAAAAATACTAATTCTATTAAAGAAGAAATTGAAAATTTTCAAAAAAAACAATACTCCATTGACATATTAGTTAATAACGCCGGGATTAAAAAAGATAATTTATTAGTTAAAATGACACCTAATGAATGGGAAGATGTAATTAAAATTAATTTATCATCAGTATTTTATCTTATAAAATCCGTCCTTCGATCAATGATTAAAAAAAGACAAGGAAGAATTATTACTATTAGCTCAGTAATCCCCTATATTGGCAATAAAGGACAAGTTAATTATAGTGCTTCAAAATCCGGACTAATTGGACTTCATAAATCATTAGCATTAGAAGTAGCATCTAAAGGTATTACTGTTAATATCGTTGCACCAGGATTTGTTAAAACAGATTTTACTAATACATTAGATTCTATTCAATATCAAAAATATTTATCTTGTATTCCTATGAAAAGAATAGGAAAAACAGAGGAAATAGCAGATGCTGTCGTTTTTTTAGCTTCAAAACAAGCGTCATATATCACTGGCCATACATTGCATATAAATGGTGGTATGTATATGATATAA
- a CDS encoding histidine triad nucleotide-binding protein, whose translation MQDNLIFRKIIDKKIPANIIYQDEKVTAFKDIKPKAPVHILIVPNFFIASSNDINKQNKSIIAHMFYVAVDIAKRKKISQKGYRIIVNCNENGGQEIHYLHMHLLGGKKLSSLP comes from the coding sequence ATGCAAGATAATTTAATTTTTAGAAAGATCATCGATAAAAAAATACCAGCAAATATTATCTATCAAGACGAAAAAGTCACTGCTTTTAAAGATATAAAACCAAAAGCACCAGTACACATATTAATCGTACCTAATTTTTTTATTGCATCATCTAATGATATTAATAAACAAAATAAATCAATTATAGCACATATGTTTTATGTTGCTGTTGATATTGCAAAACGAAAAAAAATTAGTCAAAAAGGATATAGAATTATTGTTAATTGCAATGAAAATGGTGGACAAGAAATTCATTATCTTCATATGCATTTACTAGGAGGTAAAAAACTTAGTTCTCTTCCTTAA
- a CDS encoding DNA polymerase III subunit delta', with product MKLYPWLIKPYNNIIRKYQTKKAHHAILIKTQRGIGASLLIWFISKWLLCLKPIGIDSCNKCYGCKLMSSNNHPDWHNFTSEKNNMFNVDSVRRINKKIFEYAQQGGSKIIFLSDIEKLTESAINAFLKTLEEPPSKTWFFLINYKNLNLYSTLSSRCLIYRLFVPTEQNSLKWLANETTKKNRLHLIALRINQGSPLSAKKFINNDIWIDRINFYKNLYDSFKKKNLLKILPLLKEKNSTVKIDWICFLLFDAIKFNFNEKNNLTNFDQIELIQFLSYNYKNAILDASLRTWMHCKYRLLNISGINHELLLLEQLLRWEKILDCVLAT from the coding sequence ATGAAATTATACCCCTGGTTAATAAAACCGTATAATAATATTATACGAAAGTATCAAACAAAAAAAGCTCACCATGCAATTTTAATAAAAACACAAAGAGGTATAGGAGCATCATTATTAATCTGGTTTATTAGTAAGTGGCTGTTATGTCTAAAACCTATAGGAATAGATTCTTGTAATAAATGTTATGGGTGTAAATTAATGTCTTCAAACAATCATCCGGATTGGCATAATTTCACATCTGAAAAAAATAATATGTTTAATGTAGACAGTGTGAGAAGAATTAATAAAAAAATATTTGAATATGCGCAACAAGGTGGTTCTAAAATTATTTTTTTATCAGATATTGAAAAATTAACAGAATCAGCAATTAATGCTTTTTTAAAAACATTGGAAGAACCACCTAGCAAAACTTGGTTTTTTCTTATAAATTATAAAAACTTAAATTTATATTCTACATTAAGCAGCCGTTGCCTGATCTATAGATTATTTGTTCCAACAGAACAAAATAGTTTAAAGTGGTTAGCAAATGAAACCACAAAAAAAAATAGATTACATTTAATAGCATTACGTATAAATCAAGGTTCTCCTCTATCTGCAAAAAAATTTATTAATAACGATATTTGGATAGATCGTATAAATTTTTATAAAAATCTATACGATTCTTTTAAAAAGAAAAACTTATTAAAAATATTACCATTACTAAAAGAAAAAAATAGCACAGTTAAAATTGACTGGATATGTTTTTTGTTATTTGATGCTATCAAATTTAATTTTAATGAAAAAAATAACTTAACCAACTTTGATCAAATAGAACTAATTCAATTTCTTTCTTATAATTATAAAAACGCTATTCTAGATGCGAGTCTTCGTACCTGGATGCATTGTAAGTATAGATTATTAAATATATCTGGAATTAATCATGAATTATTATTATTAGAACAATTACTAAGATGGGAAAAAATTTTAGATTGTGTATTAGCAACTTAA
- the rne gene encoding ribonuclease E, whose amino-acid sequence MKRMLINATQQEELRVALVDGQRLYDLDIENSGAEQKKSNIYKGTIVRIEPSLEAAFVDYGEKKNGFLPLKEVSKNYFPENNIYTAGLKIQDVLQEGQEVIVQIRKEERGTKGAALTTFITLVGSYLVLMPNNPKAGGISRRIEGSDRIVLKELFSLLKLPEYMSLIIRTAGAGKSIESLKWDLSLRLQHWNTIQIIAKSRTAPFLIHQESNIIVRAFRDYLRQDIGEILIDNPKILDLARKHITFLGRPDFANKIKLYNGAIPLFSYFQIETQIDSAFQRKVRLPSGGSIMVDSTEALTAIDINSSRSTSGTDIASTAFNTNLEAADEISRQLRLRDLGGLIVIDFIDMSDINHQKAIENRLREIARDDRARIQIGHISRFGLLEMSRQRLSSSLGESSHHVCPRCTGTGTIRDNESLSLSILRLIEEEALKENTHEVRAIVPVEIACYLLNEKRDAVHAIEKRQAGGKTIIVPSKKMKTPHYSVSRIRKGESINSTSYGLSNIRKSKIAHFLKENILKKKRKEKSEITNLSLLHNDYNKIQKEQENFLKKNNHHNIFLKILSHNSKFIFKMITWFKNSFLIKYILITREILKKNSLQEKNNIFLKKKHYSLHKKNIDQKKTVCSSKLFKKNLENIPLKNKNLELIQKECDISSRKHSHLYKKNDIKNIDDQKLSILDTSNVFYNVENKNNEIKNSNLIQKCINKSSCSKNILIKKDSDINIIDHNAIFYKFFNDSKIFNNNTLHNNFLDVYPAHSPISVLSSVFSLELALGKVWIKYPILISDEEKKQKQIIKKKKLHISSIFKKNKFVKNNNYCGMKKTKTEIYSLKKYTKNNIQIQEIIKPKFLKRNEKESVLISDKKNFFYKKIYIRENKTSQSSAPVTKISEKSYTNKTANLFNFNLLMMKLSLIRKNSAGAHSATNISNSPVSKIK is encoded by the coding sequence ATGAAAAGAATGTTAATTAATGCAACTCAGCAGGAAGAGTTGCGTGTAGCTCTCGTTGATGGTCAACGTTTATATGATCTTGATATAGAAAATTCTGGAGCAGAACAAAAAAAATCAAATATATACAAAGGAACGATTGTTCGTATAGAACCTAGTTTAGAAGCTGCTTTTGTAGATTATGGTGAAAAAAAAAATGGTTTTTTACCGCTAAAAGAAGTTTCTAAAAATTATTTTCCAGAAAATAATATTTATACTGCAGGACTTAAAATACAAGATGTATTACAAGAAGGACAAGAAGTAATTGTCCAAATCAGAAAAGAAGAACGAGGTACTAAAGGTGCAGCTTTAACCACTTTTATTACTTTAGTAGGAAGTTATTTAGTTTTAATGCCAAATAATCCTAAAGCTGGTGGTATATCAAGAAGAATCGAAGGAAGTGACAGGATAGTATTAAAAGAATTATTTTCGTTATTAAAACTACCTGAATATATGAGTTTAATTATTCGAACTGCTGGTGCTGGAAAATCTATAGAATCATTGAAATGGGATTTATCTCTGAGATTACAGCATTGGAATACAATTCAAATAATAGCAAAAAGTCGAACAGCACCATTTTTAATTCATCAAGAAAGTAATATTATTGTCCGTGCTTTTAGAGATTATTTGCGTCAAGATATTGGAGAAATTTTAATTGATAATCCTAAAATATTAGATTTAGCTCGGAAACATATTACTTTTTTAGGCCGTCCAGATTTTGCTAATAAAATTAAGTTGTATAATGGAGCAATTCCATTATTTAGTTATTTTCAAATTGAAACACAAATTGATTCTGCTTTTCAAAGAAAAGTTAGATTACCTTCTGGTGGTTCAATTATGGTAGATAGCACAGAAGCCTTGACTGCTATTGATATTAATTCTTCTCGTTCTACAAGCGGGACAGATATTGCATCTACAGCATTTAATACTAATCTCGAAGCAGCAGATGAAATTTCTCGTCAATTACGATTACGAGATTTAGGAGGTTTGATAGTAATTGATTTTATTGATATGTCAGATATTAATCATCAAAAAGCTATTGAAAATAGATTGCGTGAAATTGCACGTGATGATAGAGCACGTATTCAAATTGGTCATATTTCTAGATTTGGATTATTAGAAATGTCTAGACAACGATTAAGTTCATCTTTAGGAGAATCGAGTCATCATGTTTGTCCAAGATGCACAGGAACAGGAACTATTAGAGATAACGAATCTTTATCTTTGTCTATTTTGCGTTTGATTGAAGAAGAAGCTTTAAAAGAAAATACACATGAAGTACGCGCTATTGTACCTGTAGAAATAGCTTGTTATTTATTGAATGAAAAAAGAGATGCAGTTCATGCTATTGAAAAACGTCAAGCTGGTGGAAAAACTATTATTGTCCCTAGCAAAAAAATGAAAACACCACATTATTCTGTTTCTAGGATTAGAAAGGGTGAAAGTATAAATTCTACAAGTTATGGTCTTTCTAATATTCGAAAAAGTAAAATTGCACATTTTTTAAAAGAAAATATTTTGAAAAAAAAACGGAAAGAAAAATCAGAGATTACTAATTTGAGTTTATTACATAATGATTATAACAAAATACAAAAAGAACAAGAAAATTTTTTAAAAAAAAACAATCATCATAATATATTTTTAAAAATTTTATCACATAATAGTAAATTTATATTTAAAATGATTACTTGGTTCAAAAATTCTTTTTTAATTAAATACATTTTAATTACAAGAGAGATTCTCAAAAAAAATTCTTTACAAGAGAAAAATAATATTTTTTTAAAAAAAAAACATTATTCTTTACATAAAAAAAATATTGATCAAAAAAAAACAGTATGTTCATCTAAATTATTTAAAAAAAATCTTGAAAATATACCTTTAAAAAATAAAAATTTAGAATTAATTCAAAAAGAGTGTGATATCTCTTCAAGAAAGCATTCTCATCTCTATAAAAAAAATGATATAAAAAATATAGATGATCAAAAACTATCTATTCTAGATACATCTAACGTTTTTTATAATGTAGAAAATAAAAACAATGAAATAAAAAACAGCAACTTAATACAAAAATGTATAAATAAAAGTTCTTGTTCGAAAAACATTTTAATTAAAAAAGATAGCGATATCAATATTATTGATCATAATGCTATATTTTATAAATTTTTTAATGATTCTAAAATCTTTAACAATAACACTTTACATAATAATTTTTTAGATGTTTATCCTGCTCATTCTCCAATATCAGTATTATCTTCAGTGTTTTCATTAGAATTAGCATTAGGTAAAGTTTGGATTAAGTATCCAATACTTATATCAGATGAAGAAAAAAAACAAAAACAAATAATTAAAAAGAAAAAATTACATATATCGTCTATTTTTAAAAAAAATAAGTTTGTTAAGAACAATAATTATTGTGGAATGAAAAAAACAAAAACTGAAATATATTCACTTAAAAAGTATACAAAAAATAATATTCAAATTCAAGAAATTATAAAACCTAAGTTCTTAAAAAGAAATGAAAAAGAATCTGTATTAATTTCAGATAAAAAGAATTTTTTTTATAAAAAAATTTATATTAGAGAAAATAAAACAAGTCAATCAAGTGCACCTGTAACAAAAATTTCTGAAAAATCATACACAAATAAAACAGCAAACTTATTTAATTTTAATTTATTAATGATGAAATTAAGTCTGATAAGAAAAAATTCTGCAGGAGCACATTCTGCAACAAATATTTCTAATTCTCCTGTCTCAAAGATAAAATAA
- the fabD gene encoding ACP S-malonyltransferase: protein MTLFAMLFPGQGSQYVGMLSSFFYKNNRIIQDTFKEASEHIHVNLFELIQNGPKFKLNQSKYAQVAILTASVSIYRLWNNKNGISPSFMLGHSLGEYSALVCANSIKFSDALKIVFLRGQLMEEATINRPTSMQAIIGINKEQVETACLTKSKKKIVSLASINSYNQIVISGDKSAVYNASVNCKKLGAKYIFKLNTNIPAHSKILKPISEKLKTILKTVTINPPKVPVINNVDVRSENTSKKIKNALIRQIYSTVRWKEIIESVKLKKIFIMLEIGPKKILTNLNQKDKSISSFNTYNLKNFLISFKQINIGTNEKK from the coding sequence ATGACTTTGTTCGCAATGTTATTTCCAGGACAAGGTTCCCAATATGTAGGAATGCTGTCTTCATTTTTCTATAAGAATAATAGAATTATACAAGATACTTTTAAAGAAGCATCAGAACATATTCATGTTAATTTATTTGAATTAATACAGAACGGACCTAAATTCAAGTTAAATCAAAGTAAATACGCACAAGTAGCAATATTAACTGCATCAGTATCAATATATCGTTTATGGAACAATAAAAATGGAATAAGCCCATCATTTATGTTAGGTCATAGCCTTGGTGAATATTCTGCTCTAGTATGTGCTAATTCAATAAAATTTTCTGATGCACTAAAGATTGTTTTTTTACGTGGTCAACTTATGGAAGAAGCAACTATAAATAGACCTACGTCAATGCAGGCAATTATTGGAATAAATAAAGAACAAGTTGAAACTGCATGTTTGACAAAATCAAAAAAAAAAATCGTTTCTTTAGCAAGTATAAACTCTTACAATCAAATTGTAATTTCAGGAGATAAATCTGCTGTATATAATGCTAGTGTGAATTGTAAAAAATTAGGTGCTAAATATATATTTAAACTTAATACTAATATACCTGCACACTCTAAAATATTAAAACCAATATCTGAAAAATTAAAAACAATATTAAAAACTGTTACTATAAATCCACCTAAAGTTCCAGTTATTAACAATGTTGATGTAAGATCTGAAAATACCAGCAAAAAAATTAAGAATGCATTAATTAGACAAATCTACAGTACTGTAAGATGGAAAGAAATTATAGAATCTGTAAAATTAAAAAAAATTTTTATCATGTTAGAAATTGGACCTAAAAAAATACTAACTAATTTAAATCAAAAAGATAAAAGTATTAGTTCATTTAATACGTACAATTTAAAAAATTTTTTAATATCCTTCAAACAAATTAATATAGGAACAAATGAAAAAAAATAA
- the ptsG gene encoding PTS glucose transporter subunit IIBC has product MFKNVFANLQKVGKSLMLPVSVLPIAGILLGIGSAHFSLLPNILSQIMAQTGSSVFNNMPLIFAIGVALGFTKNDGVAALAAVVSYGILIQTLTAIEPIILNTTIDIVKDKHFSDTGILGGIIAGAISAYMFNKFYRIQLPEYLGFFAGKRFVPIISGLSAIFIGVILSIIWPPIGHGIQIFSEWAAYQNPILAFTLYGLVERALVPFGLHHIWNVPFQMQIGEYTNSIGQVFHGDIARYMAGDSTAGNLSGGFIFKMYGLPGAALAIWHAAKKENKIKIGSIMISAALTAFLTGITEPIEFSFIIVAPALYVVHSFLAGLSFPLCIFLDMRAGTSFSHGLIDFIVLSGNSHHIFLFPIIGILYGFLYYSLFYLLIINFNLNTPGREDIQHNILEKNNHEIAPYIITALGGKKNIINLDACITRLRITVAEISKINQKDLKNIGAAGVIISGSGIQIVFGTRSENIKIEIDEYIKTI; this is encoded by the coding sequence ATGTTTAAAAACGTATTTGCAAACCTTCAAAAAGTTGGTAAGTCACTTATGTTACCTGTTTCAGTATTACCTATTGCAGGAATACTGCTAGGAATAGGATCTGCACATTTTAGTTTGTTACCAAATATTCTTTCTCAAATTATGGCTCAAACAGGAAGTTCTGTTTTTAATAATATGCCATTAATTTTTGCAATTGGTGTAGCTCTTGGATTTACTAAAAATGATGGTGTTGCAGCGTTAGCTGCAGTTGTATCTTATGGGATTTTAATTCAAACATTAACTGCTATTGAACCAATTATTTTAAATACAACGATTGATATTGTAAAAGATAAACATTTTTCTGATACTGGTATATTAGGGGGGATTATTGCAGGTGCCATTTCGGCATATATGTTTAATAAATTTTATCGCATTCAATTACCTGAATATTTAGGTTTTTTTGCCGGAAAAAGATTTGTTCCTATTATTTCAGGATTATCTGCGATATTCATAGGTGTAATATTATCTATTATCTGGCCTCCAATTGGTCATGGAATTCAAATTTTTTCTGAATGGGCTGCTTATCAAAATCCTATTCTTGCTTTCACTTTATATGGATTAGTAGAAAGAGCACTGGTGCCATTTGGACTACATCATATATGGAATGTACCATTTCAAATGCAAATTGGAGAATATACTAATTCTATAGGACAAGTATTCCATGGTGATATCGCAAGATATATGGCTGGTGATTCTACAGCTGGGAACTTATCAGGAGGCTTTATTTTTAAAATGTATGGTCTTCCAGGTGCCGCATTAGCAATTTGGCATGCAGCTAAAAAAGAAAATAAAATTAAAATAGGTAGTATTATGATTTCGGCAGCATTAACCGCTTTTTTAACCGGAATTACCGAACCAATTGAATTTTCATTTATTATTGTAGCACCAGCATTATATGTTGTTCATTCTTTTTTAGCAGGATTATCTTTTCCATTATGTATTTTTTTAGATATGCGGGCAGGTACTAGTTTTTCACATGGTTTGATAGACTTTATAGTGTTAAGTGGAAATAGTCATCATATATTTCTTTTTCCAATTATTGGAATACTTTACGGATTTTTATATTATAGTTTGTTTTATTTATTAATTATTAATTTCAATTTAAATACACCAGGTCGAGAAGATATACAACATAATATATTAGAAAAAAATAATCATGAAATTGCACCATATATCATAACAGCATTAGGTGGAAAAAAGAATATTATAAATCTCGATGCATGTATTACTAGATTAAGAATTACAGTTGCAGAAATATCAAAAATTAATCAAAAAGACTTAAAAAATATTGGTGCAGCAGGAGTAATAATTTCAGGTTCAGGAATACAAATTGTTTTTGGAACAAGATCTGAAAATATTAAAATAGAAATAGATGAATATATTAAGACAATATAA
- a CDS encoding dTMP kinase → MINSKFIVIEGLEGAGKTHACIHIKNILKRNGIKNILLVRQPGSTPIAEDIRKLIKKKFNTDNLIKETELLLMYAARIQLVEKKIKPALKNGIWVISDRHDLSSLAYQGGGLGIKTNIISKLTSLFLKNFIPDLTIYLDVFPKIGLERALKRNPLDLIESRSLKFFNKSRKCYLKNIKLDKKTIIINANLNLKTVTQDITKRILNWLNKQVI, encoded by the coding sequence ATGATAAACAGCAAATTTATTGTAATTGAAGGTCTAGAAGGTGCAGGTAAAACTCATGCATGTATACATATTAAAAATATATTAAAAAGAAATGGTATTAAAAATATACTACTAGTACGTCAACCAGGTAGTACACCAATTGCTGAAGATATAAGAAAATTAATAAAAAAAAAATTTAATACTGATAATCTTATCAAAGAAACTGAATTATTATTAATGTATGCTGCTAGAATACAATTAGTTGAGAAAAAAATCAAACCCGCATTAAAAAATGGAATATGGGTAATTTCGGATCGTCATGATTTATCTTCTTTAGCTTATCAAGGTGGAGGTTTAGGTATTAAAACAAACATAATTTCTAAATTAACATCTTTATTTTTAAAGAACTTTATTCCAGATTTAACTATTTATTTAGATGTATTTCCAAAGATTGGATTAGAAAGAGCATTAAAACGCAATCCATTAGATTTAATTGAAAGTAGATCTTTAAAATTTTTTAATAAATCTAGAAAATGTTATTTAAAAAATATAAAACTAGATAAAAAAACTATAATAATCAATGCTAATTTAAACCTTAAAACAGTAACTCAAGATATTACAAAAAGAATATTAAATTGGCTCAATAAACAAGTTATATGA
- the rpmF gene encoding 50S ribosomal protein L32: MAVQKNKPTRSKRGMRRSHDSLLVPTLSVDRFSGETHIRHHVTMNGYYKGKKVI; encoded by the coding sequence ATGGCAGTTCAAAAAAATAAACCCACTCGTTCTAAAAGAGGAATGAGACGTTCTCATGATTCTTTGCTAGTCCCAACTTTATCTGTAGATAGATTTTCTGGAGAGACACATATACGACATCATGTTACTATGAATGGCTATTATAAAGGGAAAAAAGTTATCTAA